GAGGGATCCACGTGCATGTAATACTGCTCGCTGTGCATAGCGAAATCCGTGAGTCCCTGGACGATGGGATCATCCGGGCGCACGATGTTCACGGTGTAGTCAATGATGCCGCCCGGGTGAGCCACCCACTGCCCGCCAACCATGAACTGATACTCCGTGTTGTTGCGGAAGGAGTCACCCATCCCTCCGTGCCACCCCGCAATGCCCACGCCTGAGCGGACGGCGTTCAGCAGGCCCACCTCTTGCTCGCCCTCGATGGTCCCCATCGTCCAGACGGGGACGATCAGGCTGAGCGAACCCATCAGGTCCGCATCCTTGTAGCTGTCCAGCGTGTCCGAGATGACAACCTCGAACCCCTTGTCCTGAAGGATGGGCGCAAAGATGTCCACGCACTGCTTCGGCTCGTGGCCGTCCCATCCGCCCCAGACCATCAGCGCTTTTCTCATAATTTCTGGAATCCTCCGTTTCCCCCGCAGCAGGGAATAAGGCCCCGTCTTCAAACATCCGGGACCTCACGCATGAAAGCACAAAGCGCGGCAGGTATGCGCCGCATTGGCTGGGTTTCTTGAGGTTATTTGCGGATGGGGGTCGGTCAGGCGACTCAGGGCTCCGGCTGGCCGCGGCGCCGGGAATAGATCACCTGATTGTCATACGTGCGGCCGACTCCATCGTAGGGGCAGTGGAAGAATCCCTGCGACATCCAGAACGCAGGCGGTCTTCTGGACTCGTCAACACCGTTCAGGGCCGCGTGGAGGTGCAGCAGCGCCAGGGGGAGGGGGTCATCGAACTTGCAGTTTACGTGGTCCGGGCTTTGCACCACGAAGCCTTTGTGGAAGCGCGCTTTCAGCGCGTTGTCCCCCACCTGCTCCGCCAACTCAAGATAAGCCTGCTCGCCGCTGCCCCGCCACAGCTCCAGGGCTCCCATCAGGATCAGCGGATCGCTCAGCGTGTTGGTCGTCGGCACGCCCGGTCCCGGCTTCTCGCCGATGTCGCCCACTCCCAGTCCTTTCCCGATGCTTCGCGTCATCCGCCACATTAGAGCATCTTTGCTCACACGGTAGGCCAGGGCATACGCGTAGAAGTAGCGAGAGTCCGCGACCTTCGGACTGAGCCAGCGGGCCTCCACGTATCCGTCATTGATCCGGTCGGCCGGGCTGAGCGGGGTGCCGTCTATAAGCATCGCGGTGAAGGTATTGGTGGCCTCATCGTAGCCGTGCTTCGCCCGGGCCGTCAGGTCTTCCAGCGCCCACTGCACGAAGCGTGTGCCTCTGGATCCCAGCTCCTGGCCCATCTGCAGCATACAGGCGGCGGTATGGGTGTAGCGCACGCCGTAGATGTCCGTGACGGTGGCCTCGGTGAAACGCCCTCCGAACTGAGGGAATTGCTGAGCCATCCGGCATTCCTTCAGCGTGGTGAAGTTGGCCGCCCCCAGTCCCGTCTCAGGGTGGCGGGCCTCCATGAAACGGCCCATCAGCCGTTCTGCCCACGTAAGGGCCTCTTCTTCCCCTCCGAGATGATACAGCATCGCAGCGGCCAGGGCGAAGTCGCTGGCGCTGTGGATGAACGTCAGCCCCTCGCCTCCGAAAGGCACCTTCCCGCCTTTGAACTCATGCGCCTTCCACGGGCTTCCCCTCCAGGGGCGGTAT
The sequence above is drawn from the Armatimonadota bacterium genome and encodes:
- the pelY gene encoding pectate lyase, producing MAVKTIVCLASVLLGAASAACGGNQDPARFLKAVRTFGELVLERGRDTYGPKKTPLFVDGLNVDTLKPPVWKREGEEWILSNLATQQTLMRTLDGLTRATGDSRYRDAAVEALRYAFDNLQHPGGLLYWGGHYCYDALGDQLVGESETHELKRNYPYYGLMWQVDPERTRRYIEAVWNGHILDWETLDFNRHAKYRPWRGSPWKAHEFKGGKVPFGGEGLTFIHSASDFALAAAMLYHLGGEEEALTWAERLMGRFMEARHPETGLGAANFTTLKECRMAQQFPQFGGRFTEATVTDIYGVRYTHTAACMLQMGQELGSRGTRFVQWALEDLTARAKHGYDEATNTFTAMLIDGTPLSPADRINDGYVEARWLSPKVADSRYFYAYALAYRVSKDALMWRMTRSIGKGLGVGDIGEKPGPGVPTTNTLSDPLILMGALELWRGSGEQAYLELAEQVGDNALKARFHKGFVVQSPDHVNCKFDDPLPLALLHLHAALNGVDESRRPPAFWMSQGFFHCPYDGVGRTYDNQVIYSRRRGQPEP